The genomic segment GCGATGTCGCCCACGGAGACATCCAGCAGTCCGTCCCCGTTGAAGTCGAGCACGCCTACGGTGATTCCCTGCATGCCCAGCGGCTCCAGCATGGACTGGGCGAAGCCCACGCCCTGCGTGACGTCGAACTCGTCTGCCTCTCCCCCCTTGCTGAAGAAGAAGTAGGCGGACGAGGGCGTGCGGTTCTGGCCGATGATGAGATCCGGCCGCCCGTCGCCATTGAGGTCGCCCGCGCGCACCGCACTCCCGAACTGCCCCGTGCCGTTGAAGATGGTTGGCGCAGCGGAGAAGTTGCCGTCGCGGAAGAGGAACATGCGGTCCAGCTTGGGCTGCGTCACCAACAGGTCGGCCGTGGAGCCGCCCACCAAATTTACGTCACCTACGGCCTCGGCGCCGAAACCACTGTTGGCGCCGGTGGGGGTAGAAACAGCCAAGCCCGTCACAGACGTGAACGCATGGGTCAGGTTGAGGTTGGCACCCGACGTGGCCTGGGCTCCGGAGAAGAGCCACACCCGGTTCACCCGGTCATTGGAGCCCGGAATCGCGAAGTCGGGCACACCGTCGCCAGTCACGTCCCCCATTCGGGCATAGCCACGCGTACGGCCGAAGAAGGCCATGCCCGCGTCGCCGGAGATCTTCACGTCCGCGAGGGCAGCCGGGATGATGCAGCCCACCCCGCTGCTGCACGTCTGCGTGGTGTCGAGGTCCTCGCGGAGCAGCGCACGCCACGCGTCCCGCGAACGGCCGAAGAAGATGAACACCCGGCCCGGCGACTCGTTGTGCGCCGCGATGGCCAGCTCCCGCAGGCCGTCGCCGTTGAGGTCGCTGATCATCTTCACGGTGCCGCCGAAGTTGCCCGACACGCCGCGCGTCCCCCGAATCTCCAGGGCATCCGCCAGGTCCAGCACCTGGCCACGACGGCCGAGGTACAGGAAGACGCGCCCCCGGCCGCTGGCCCCCGCAGGGTCGCTCCAGGCGCGCGCGCCGATGGCCAGGTCGTCCACCCGGTCGTCCACCGTGGCGTTGCCCACGTCCCCCAGGTCGAAGTCCGTCGCGAAGAATTGGCCGGTGTTCCCCGTCGTGTCGACGGTCTGCCGCAGGGGCGGCTGCGCCACCAGGTCGGCCGCGCCGTAGTAGACGTACGCCGAGCCTATCGACGCAGTGGTCGCCGCGCCCACCACCAGGTCCTGGCGGCCGTCGCCATTGAGGTCTCCCCGGCCCGACTGGTAGGTCTGATAGCCACCGGCGGTGAGCACCGGGTTGGCCAGCGTCACCTGCCGCCAGAGGTTGCGAATCTGCTGGGCCACCGGCTGCGGCGTGAAGGCGGCGAAGTTGCCCAGCTCGTCGCGGGCCGTCACCTCGATGGAGTAGCGCGCCAGCGGCGGCACCGTCAACGTGGCGCGCGTCTGGCCGGCGGGCCGGAGCGCCCCGCCCTCCTGCTTCGCCATCTGCGGATTGAAGAACGTGGCGTAGCCGTCGATGCCGTTGGGCGCCTGGGCGTTGGTCGTCCACCGCAGGTCATAGCCCGCGGGGGTGCCCGAAGCGCCGTCATCCCCGCTGGCCGTCCACTCCACCTCCACCGTCGCCGCGCGCGCGTTCGTCAGCTCGCGGCGGGTCACGCTGATGGGGGCCGGAGGCACCACGTCCACGGTGGCCGTGGCGGCGCGGCGGACTTCATTGCCGGACGGGTCCGTCACCCGCAGCTCCAGCGTGCCGGAGGTGTTGTGTGGCAGCGTCACGCGCACGGCCGTCGGCGCGCCTTCGACGACGGCCACGGCGGCCGACACCGGCTGGTCCCGGTAGAAGAACTGGATGCTGCCACCCGCGGCCTGGCTCACCGTGACCTGGAAGTCCGCCGTGGCGTCGCCACCCGCCTCCAGGTCCGCCACGTAGCCCGGCGTCGGCGTCGCCACCGGGAAGAGGTTGGCGTTGTTGGCCGATACGAAGAAGAGCGTGGTGGCCGCGGGGATGACGGCGGTGAGCACCGGTACGGTGATGTCCACCGTCACGTCCACCGAGTCCTCGCTGCGCTCGCCGAGCACGTTGACCGCGGCGGCGGTGAAGCGCGTGGAGGCCCCATCATCCAGCGTCACGTCGAAGAGGAAGCGACCCGCCGAGTCCACCGTGGTGGTCGGCGCGGCGCCCGGGGCGCCCTGCCGGGTGAGGGACACCGAGCGGCCCAGGCAGCCGGGCGCGCGGCCCTCCAGGCGGTACTGCAGGCCCGCCGTGGCCGGGTCCCGGTCGTCCCGGGCCAGCAGGCGGACGGACTCGCCCGCGGGCGCCGTCAGCGCCACCGCACAGGAGGCCACGCGGACGAGCACGTCCGTCGAGCTGTCCCGTGTCACGTTGCCCACCGCGTCGGTCACCTCCGCCGACACCGTCTGCGAGCCGAGCGGGAGCCCCACCGCGCCCTCCGCCACCCCGCCCGACACCGACAGCTCGCCCACGAGGTTCTCCGCGGCCGCGCCCACCTTCGAGAAGACACGCACGGTGTGCTGCTCACCCCTCGTCACGAGCACGCGTACGGGCACACCCTGCCCCAGCGCCTGCACCTCCTGGGTGCTGCCCTGCGCCGGCGTCTCCAGCGTGATGGCCAGCCCCACCAGGTCCACGATGACGTCGCGCGTCTGTGTGGACGTGTTGCCCGCATCGTCCGTGGCGGTGAACGTCAGCGAGTAGGTCGCCTCGCCCGTGTTGGCGACGGTGAAGTCGTGCGTCACCGCGCCATCCACCGGCGTCAGCGAGACGGCCTCGCCCGCGGGGCCCAGCACCAGCCGCACCCCGTCCTGCCCCACGTCCGCGGACGTGGTGGCGCTGACGCGCAGCTGGTAGCCCTCCGCGTTGGAGGCGTCCCCGGCGGGGCCGAGCGCCTCCACCACGGGCGCCGTCACGTTGACCTGCGGCGGCGCGGAGTCCACCTGGAAGCGACGCGCGGCGGACGTCACGTCGGCGCCCCGGTCATCCACCACCGCCACGCAGGACGCTTCCGTCTCACAGGCCGCGGTGCCCAGCGTCGCCAGGAACTCCGTGGTCCCACCCGAGGCCACCGTGAAGGGTGTCTCCGGCAGGCCGCAGGCGCCCTCGCAGCGCAGCGTGCCCGTCCGGCCCGTCAGCCCCGAGGACTGCACGGTGAAGCGCACCTGGTAGCCGGGCGTGGCCGCGTCCGCGTCGGCGGCCGCGTTCAGCAGCTGGCCCTCGGTGGGCACCGTCAGGCTCACGCTCGGCGGCGTCGTGTTCACCTGCACGGTGGACGTCTTCGTGGCCGTGCGCCGCGAGCCCTGCTCCACCA from the Pyxidicoccus xibeiensis genome contains:
- a CDS encoding FG-GAP-like repeat-containing protein codes for the protein MHSAGWKWLLAVVAVCTLAGCPGKPPVESKLEVAFDKPTEGQTLTSADDADPASDGFQYEVVATARDTAGRALKLERATLELRQAATEEWIPGPPAVIDGATARFPAAQLRVPATELRVSVVEQGSRRTATKTSTVQVNTTPPSVSLTVPTEGQLLNAAADADAATPGYQVRFTVQSSGLTGRTGTLRCEGACGLPETPFTVASGGTTEFLATLGTAACETEASCVAVVDDRGADVTSAARRFQVDSAPPQVNVTAPVVEALGPAGDASNAEGYQLRVSATTSADVGQDGVRLVLGPAGEAVSLTPVDGAVTHDFTVANTGEATYSLTFTATDDAGNTSTQTRDVIVDLVGLAITLETPAQGSTQEVQALGQGVPVRVLVTRGEQHTVRVFSKVGAAAENLVGELSVSGGVAEGAVGLPLGSQTVSAEVTDAVGNVTRDSSTDVLVRVASCAVALTAPAGESVRLLARDDRDPATAGLQYRLEGRAPGCLGRSVSLTRQGAPGAAPTTTVDSAGRFLFDVTLDDGASTRFTAAAVNVLGERSEDSVDVTVDITVPVLTAVIPAATTLFFVSANNANLFPVATPTPGYVADLEAGGDATADFQVTVSQAAGGSIQFFYRDQPVSAAVAVVEGAPTAVRVTLPHNTSGTLELRVTDPSGNEVRRAATATVDVVPPAPISVTRRELTNARAATVEVEWTASGDDGASGTPAGYDLRWTTNAQAPNGIDGYATFFNPQMAKQEGGALRPAGQTRATLTVPPLARYSIEVTARDELGNFAAFTPQPVAQQIRNLWRQVTLANPVLTAGGYQTYQSGRGDLNGDGRQDLVVGAATTASIGSAYVYYGAADLVAQPPLRQTVDTTGNTGQFFATDFDLGDVGNATVDDRVDDLAIGARAWSDPAGASGRGRVFLYLGRRGQVLDLADALEIRGTRGVSGNFGGTVKMISDLNGDGLRELAIAAHNESPGRVFIFFGRSRDAWRALLREDLDTTQTCSSGVGCIIPAALADVKISGDAGMAFFGRTRGYARMGDVTGDGVPDFAIPGSNDRVNRVWLFSGAQATSGANLNLTHAFTSVTGLAVSTPTGANSGFGAEAVGDVNLVGGSTADLLVTQPKLDRMFLFRDGNFSAAPTIFNGTGQFGSAVRAGDLNGDGRPDLIIGQNRTPSSAYFFFSKGGEADEFDVTQGVGFAQSMLEPLGMQGITVGVLDFNGDGLLDVSVGDIATNGGQVVVYY